The nucleotide sequence CTGTGAGAGAGACATCTCGAGCAGGGACGAAAGTCGGGACTAGTGATCCGGCGGTACATTGTGGAATGGCCGTCGCTCAACGGATAAAAGGTACCTCGGGGATAACAGGCTGATCTTGCCCAAGAGTCCATATCGACGGCATGGTTTGGCACCTCGATGTCGGCTCGTCGCATCCTGGGGCTGGAGTAGGTCCCAAGGGTTGGGCTGTTCGCCCATTAAAGCGGTACGCGAGCTGGGTTTAGAACGTCGTGAGACAGTTCGGTCCCTATCCGCTGCGCGCGCAGGAAATTTGAGAAGGGCTGTCCTTAGTACGAGAGGACCGGGACGGACGAACCTCTGGTGTGTCAGTTGTACTGCCAAGTGCATCGCTGATTAGCTACGTTCGGATGGGATAACCGCTGAAAGCATCTAAGCGGGAAGCTCGCTTCAAGATGAGATTTCCATACACATTATGTGTGAGAGGCCCCCAGCCAGACCACTGGGTTGATAGGCCGGATGTGGAAGCGAGGACTAAAGACTCGTGAAGCTGACCGGTACTAATAGGCCAACAACTTACACCACACACAAAACACTGCACGCGTCCACTATGTGGTTCCCGAACAACAACCGTTCCAGGAACCAACAACAACAACAACTACATAACACCACAGTTGTAACCACAAAGCTTCCCACCCACCCCCACACCAACGGGGTCGGGACGGGTAACAGAGTTACGGCGGTCATAGCGTGGGGGAAACGCCCGGTCCCATTCCGAACCCGGAAGCTAAGACCCACAGCGCCGATGGTACTGCACCCGGGAGGGTGTGGGAGAGTAGGACACCGCCGGACAACCATTAACGAAGAGCCCCAACCACGGTTGGGGCTCTTCCATTTAACAAAGCCAGTCAGGCCCCAGCGGGCTGCAGCCGGATCGCCCGCTGAAACTAGCCGGAGAAGAACTCGGACAATTCCGAGATCAGCTTGTCCGGGGCTTTGTTGGGGCCGTCGTGCCCGAAGCCGGGAAGGATGGTGTAGCTGGACCCGGACAGGACATCGTGGATCTGTCCGCAGGCAACACCGAAGTAGGCGGGGCTCTTTTCACCCACCACGATCAAGGTCTCCAGCGGCAGTGCCAGGAACGGCTCGGCGGGCATGTCGGCCGCAATGACGGCCTTGATTTCCCGGACGCCGCAGGTCATGAGCTCCCGCATCTGCTTGCCGACAGGGGTGCCGGCGGCCAGCTTGTTGGCCAGTGTCAGCATCGAGAGCGGCATTCGCGCGAAAGCGCCGCCTGTCTCAACTCCCTTGATGAGGACGGCGAGGGCGCGGTCGTAGTCTCCCGCCGCCGTCGCGCGTTCATAATCGGGCGTCCAGTCGGCTTTGACGCTGTGGTTGACCGACACGGCGGGATCGTAGACGGCCAGCCGCTCCACCGGGAGCGTGCGTGCTGCATGCAGCGCCACCGCACCGCCGAAGCTATGGCCGAACACGTCGGTGCTGGACGTGTGCTCCATAACCGTTTGAAGGTCCCGGATATCGGCTTCCAACGTGTAGTCCTCGGCTTGGGGCGATGAGTCGCCCCTGCCACGCCGATTGAACGTGTGGACCGGCCGGCCGAGCGCCTCACTGAGCTTCTGGGCGAAACGCGTGTAATCGGAGGCGGTCACCATGGAGGCAGGAACGACGACTACGCCGGAGCCTGCCGCTGCCAGGTCACCACCTGTGGTGAGGAGTTCGAGGTGTCCGCCGTCGTGGGTCATGATGATGTCGCGCGTCATGTCTTGAGCCTAGCCGAGCCACCCGACAGCCGGCCGCATGGCAACCCCGTATGTGGATACCGAATCAGCTCTTGAAGTACTCCGAGATATCCGAAACCAGTTCATTCACTGCCGCGGGGACTGAGCCATGGAAGCCTTTGGGGGAGACTTCCAACGTGCTCCCTGGGACGGCCCTGTTCAACCTGGCTGCGGCGACTTTGTAGAACTGCGGGCTTTTCTTGCCCACCATGAAATGGGTGTTCGACGGCAGCACAGCGAAGTCCCGGGGCGTGTCAGCGTCCTCGAAGGCGGCCTTCAGCTCGCCGACACCGGAGGGCAGGAGTTCCCGGAAGACCTTGTTCACCTTGGTACGTGAAACCACTGCCATGAGTCCTGCCAGGATGGGCTCGGGTACTCGTGCCAAGGCTGTTCCGGGCTCCATTCCACGCCGCATCCGTGCCATCGCGCGGTTGATGTCGCCCTTGTCCACAGCGTCCGCGAAGCCGGGCAGCCAATCCAGGTCCATGCTTCCGTCGATGTTGACGGCGGCATCGTAGACAGCGAGTTTGCCGGGTTCGTGGCCGGTCCCGGCGAAGTCCTGTGCGGCATTCAGCGCGACGGATCCGCCCAGGCTGTGGCCAAGGATGTTCCGTGCACCGGTGGCGTCCATAACGGTGCGGACATCCTCTACTTCCGTCGCCATGGAGTAGTTGTGCGGCTGCCCTGTGGACTTTCCCCGGCCACGGCGGTCGTAGACGTCCACGGCCCAGCCGTCACCCAGGCCCTTGGCCAAAGCGATGGAGAACGGCCGGTAGATGAGGGCCGTCAGAAACGCGCCCCCGATCAGCACCACCCTGCGCTCCCCGGGCGCCTCTTCGGCGCCGTAGCTGTACAAGGCGAGCCTGCCGCCGTCGTGTGTCCTGATCCCGCGTTCCTTCACCGGAACATCTTAGGTGGCTTCTGCCTGTCCTACGGGGAGGTGGTTCCCCGAGAGGAACCGGGCCACCCGTGCGGCAAGCCGCCGTCCCGGGCGCAGCGGGCCTTCGTGGAATTGCAGCGGCACCTGCGCGAATGCGATCGCGGGCACCGCGCCGGCCAGCGCCCGGGCCGTTTCGGCGAAGTATGACGGACTCCAGCCGCCGCTGAGCATGAGGGTTGGAGTGGAGATTTTTGTGAAGTCCCCAATGTGCGCGTCGGCGTCAAGGACCGCCCGCATTTCCACGACGGCGGTGGGCAGCAGGGAACGCATCTCCAGTCCCAGCCTGGTTTGGGCGGACAGCACACTCAAAGTCCGCAGGGCCCGCATCGGAAGATAGGAAATCGGGCCAGCCGTTCCCAACCCCTGTACAAGGTGTGCCCAGGCCTGGTCCAATTGGCCCGCGGTGACTGCTTCCTCCAGCTCCGGCCGCCACCGGCTGCTCAGGTTGCCGGACAACGACACCGCGGCGTCGTAGGTGACCAACCGGTTGATGGTGGTCCGCCGTGCGGCCTGGAGCGCCACGAACCCACCGTAGCTGTGCGCTACGACGTCGGTGGATCCGCTCTTTTCCATGACTGCCTGGAGGTCCGCGATCTCAGTGTCGACGGAATAGCCCGGGGGCTGCGGTGCCGAATGGCCACGGCCGCGGCGGTTGTAGCTGTGGACCGGGCGGCCCAGCATCACGCTGAGGGTACGCGCGAACGGCCAGTAGAGGGCGTCGGTCACCAGGGTGCCGTGGACAAGCACGACGCCGGCCGTTTCCGCGGGCGCTTTGGAACCGGGGATTGTGGCAGCCGACGCGGGCCTGAAGCTGTGCACCTCAAGGTGCCCGCCGCCGTCGTTCGTTTCAACTGTCCATGTCTCCACCGTCCGAGTCTATGCTTTTCACCGTCGGGCGAAGTCCGGAAATGAAGGTCCGCAATCACCGGTAAACTTAAGGACTGTGACTTCCGCAAACACCCCAGCCCTGAACACCTCCGCAGAGCCCGTCGACGCCAGCGAGCAAATGCGCATCCGCATGGAGAAGCGCGCCAAGCTGATCGAGCGGGGCACAGAGGCTTATCCGGTGGGTGTCGAACGGACCCATTCCCTCGGCGAAATCCGCGAGAAATACGGGCACCTCCAGGCCGATGAGACCACCGGAGACGTCGTAGGCATCACCGGCCGCGTGGTCTTTGTGCGCAACACCGGCAAGCTCTGCTTCGCCACCCTCCAGGAAGGCGGCGTGGACGGCAAGGGCGTGCGCGTGCAGGCCATGCTGAGCCTCGCGAACGTAGGCGAAGAAGCACTGGCCGATTGGAAGGCCCTGGTCGACCTCGGCGACCACGTATTCATCAAGGGAGAGGTCATCTCCTCCCGCCGCGGCGAGCTGTCCGTGATGGCAGATTCCTGGTCCATGGCTTCCAAGGCCCTGCGCCCGCTTCCCGTGCTGCACGCAGAGTTGAACGAAGAAACCCGCGTCCGCCAGCGCTACGTGGACCTCATGGTCCGTGACGAAGCCCGCGAGATGGTTTACAAGCGTGCCGCCATCACCCGTTCGGTCCGCGACACCCTTGACCGCCACGGATACGTGGAGGTGGAAACCCCGATCCTGCAGCTGGTCCACGGCGGCGCCACGGCCCGTCCGTTCGAAACGCATATGAATGCATTCGACCAGAAAATGACCCTCCGCATTGCCACGGAGCTTTTCCTTAAGCGCGCAGTCGTGGGCGGAATTGATCGTGTTTACGACATGGGCAGGGTCTTCCGCAACGAGGGCGTGGACTCCACCCACAGTCCGGAATTCACCACGCTTGAATGCTACGAGGCATGGGCTGACCAGTTCGTCATGGCCGATCGCATGAAGGAAATCATCCTGAATGTGGCAGATGTTGTGGGTACCCGCACCATCCAGACCGAAGCCGGGGAAATAAACCTCGACGGCGAGTGGGCCTGGCTTGCGGTATACCCCGGTATTTCCGAAGCAGTGGGCGTGGAAATTACGCCGGATACCACCGTGGAGGAGTTGTTGGCGATTGCCGCCAAGCATGACGTCAAGGTGGACCCGAAATGGGATGCCGAGAAGATCGTGGTGGAACTCTTCGGCGAAATCGTCGAGCCCACGCTCCTTAACCCGACTTTTGTCTATGACTACCCGCCGTCGGCCCAGCCCCTGGCCCGCCCGCACCGCGAGGATGGCCGCCTGATTGAGGCCTGGGACCTCATTATTGGCGGAATGGAGCGCGGTACTGCATTCTCCGAGTTGATTGACCCTGTTATCCAGCGCGAACGCCTCACGGAGCAATCCCGCAGGTCTGCCGCCGGTGATGAAGAAGCCATGCAGCTGGATGAGGACTTCCTCCGCGCACTCGAATATGGCGCGCCGCCCATGGGTGGAATCGGACTTGGCATCGACCGCCTGGTCATGTTGTTCACCGGTGCCGGAATCCGCGAAACCATTCTTTTCCCCTTGTTGAAGCCTGAAGGGCACTGATCATGGAGTACATCGCAGTCCTGGCGCCGTCCGTGGTGGTCGGTTTGATTTTCTGGTTCGCCATGAAGTCGATCTTCAACGCGGATAAATCCGAGCGCCAAGCGGAAGCCCGCGCGCAGGAGGAGGCCAATTTGAGAAATCAGGGTCCGGCTCCGGAAGGTCCAGCGGCTAAATAAGCCCGCAATTGGCTTCCGCTAACGGAGGAATCCAATTGTGCTTTGACGTGCATGCTTGCCGTGACAGATAATCAAGAAAGAAACCCGGGGAATTTCTGATTATCCAACCCTCCGAATGAGAGGCAACTCATGGCACAGAAAGTAAAAATCATCCTCGTCGATGACCTGGATGAAGGGGCCGCGGACGAAACTGTCCGCTTTGGCCTGGACGGCGTGAGCTACGAGATGGACCTGTCCACCGCTAACGCAGCTTCCCTCCGGAAGGCCCTGGAACCATACGTAGCCAAGGCCCGGAAGACTTCCGGTCGTGCAACGAGGGGCCGCGCTACTGCAGCCCGTAACCAGGATTCCGCGCAGATCCGGCAATGGGCCCGTGACAACGGTTACATGGTCAACAGCCGTGGTCGTATTCAGGCAGAAATTCAGGAAGCTTACCAAAAGGCCAATTCCTGATTCATCACTTCAATGCCCCGGCAGATGCTGCCGGGGCATTCGTTGTTTAAGCGGGGTTTGTTTAGGCTCCGGCGAGCCCATGGCTGGGAATATTCTGTGAATCCCCTGCCCGGGTGGAAAGGCTCCTTAGAGCCCATTTTTGATTCACCGCGATTCCAGGGGCCCGGGTCCGAAAACCCACAGCCCGGGTTCCGCCTGCGGGCAGGGCGGCAGGGTGTCACCGCCGGCGCTTCCGGTCAAGGCTGCCAACTGGATTTATTCCGCAACGACGTCATGTTTCCCCTGTGGCGAACACGCTCCAAAAGTGTTGCCCGGGCACGTAGCATCAAAGTACGTCGTAGCTAGGAGTGTGGCGAAATGTTTGAGAGATTTACGGACCGTGCCCGTCGCGTGGTCGTCCTTGCCCAAGAAGAGGCACGGATGCTCAACCACAATTACATTGGTACCGAGCACATCCTCTTGGGTCTGATCCACGAGGGTGAAGGCGTTGCAGCCAAGGCGCTCGAGTCCCTGAGCATTTCGCTCGATGGCGTTCGCGAGCAGGTGCAGGAGATCATCGGCCAGGGCCAGCAGGCCCCGTCCGGTCACATCCCCTTCACGCCGCGCGCCAAGAAGGTGCTTGAGCTTTCGCTCCGCGAGGCACTGCAGCTCGGCCACAACTACATCGGTACTGAGCACATCCTGCTCGGCCTCATTCGCGAAGGCGAAGGCGTTGCCGCACAGGTGCTGGTCAAGCTTGGTGCCGACCTCAACCGGGTCCGCCAGCAGGTCATCCAGCTGCTCTCCGGCTACCAGGGCAAGGAGACCGCAGGCAGCGGCTCCGGCCAGGGCCAGCCCGAAGGTACCCCCGCCGGCTCAGTGGTGCTGGACCAGTTCGGCCGCAACCTGACGCAGGCTGCCCGCGAAAACAAGCTCGATCCTGTGATCGGCCGCGAGCAGGAGATGGAACGCGTCATGCAGGTCCTCTCCCGCCGCACCAAGAACAACCCTGTGCTGATCGGTGAGCCGGGCGTCGGCAAGACCGCCGTCGTCGAAGGCCTCGCCCAGGCGATCGTCCGCGGCGATGTCCCGGAGACCATTAAGGACAAGCAGCTCTACACGCTGGACCTTGGCTCACTGGTTGCCGGCTCCCGCTACCGCGGTGACTTCGAAGAGCGCCTGAAGAAGGTCCTCAAGGAAATCCGCACCCGCGGCGACATCATCCTGTTCATCGACGAGATCCACACCCTCGTTGGTGCAGGTGCTGCCGAAGGCGCCATTGATGCTGCGTCCATCCTGAAGCCGATGCTTGCCCGTGGCGAACTCCAGACCATTGGTGCCACCACCCTGGACGAGTACCGCAAGCACATCGAGAAGGACGCCGCTCTTGAGCGCCGCTTCCAGCCGATCCAGGTCAAGGAACCCTCCGTCGCGCACGCGATCGAGATCCTCAAGGGCCTTCGCGACCGTTACGAGGCACACCACCGCGTCACGATCACCGACGGCGCCCTCGCCTCAGCCGCGCAGCTGGCCGAACGCTACATTTCGGACCGCTTCCTGCCGGACAAGGCGATCGACCTCATCGATGAAGCCGGCGCACGCCTGCGCATCCGTCGGATGACGGCTCCGCCGGAGCTCAAGGCCATGGACGAGCGCATTGCCGAAGTGAAGATGGAGAAGGAATCCGCCATCGACGCCCAGGACTTTGAGGGTGCTGCCTCACTGCGCGACAAGGAGCAGAAACTCATTGCCGAGCGCGCGGAGAAGGAACGCAACTGGAAGTCCGGCGGCATGGACGACATTTCCGAGGTTGACGAAGACCTGATTGCCGAAGTTCTTGCGAACTCCACGGGCATCCCTGTCTTCAAGCTCACCGAGGAAGAGTCCTCTCGACTGCTCAAGATGGAAGACGAACTGCACAAGCGCGTCGTCGGCCAGGACGAGGCCATCAAGGCCCTGTCGCAGGCCATCCGCCGCACCCGTGCAGGCCTGAAGGACCCCAAGCGTCCCGGTGGCTCGTTCATCTTCGCCGGCCCGACCGGCGTCGGAAAGACCGAACTCGCCAAGGCTCTTGCCGAGTTCCTGTTCGGTGAAGAGGACGCCCTCATCACGCTGGACATGTCCGAGTACTCCGAGAAGCACACGGTTTCGCGTCTCTTCGGTGCTCCTCCGGGCTACGTCGGCTACGAAGAAGGCGGCCAGCTCACCGAGAAGGTCCGCAGGCGTCCGTTCTCCGTGGTCCTGTTCGATGAAGTAGAGAAGGCCCACGCGGACCTCTTCAACTCCCTGCTGCAGATTCTGGAAGACGGCCGCTTGACCGACTCCCAGGGCCGCGTGGTGGACTTCAAGAACACCGTGATCATCATGACCACCAACCTTGGTACCCGCGACATCTCCAAGAGCGTGGCCACGGGCTTCCAGTCCGGCACGGACACCCAGACGGGCTACAACCGGATGCGTGCCCGGGTCACGGAAGAGCTCAAGCAGCACTTCCGCCCCGAGTTCCTCAACCGTGTTGACGACGTCGTGGTGTTCCCGCAGCTGACCCAGGACGAGATCATCGAGATCGTGGACCTGTTCGTCACCCGCCTGGAGCGCCGCCTCAAGGACAAGGACATGGGCATCGAACTCACGCCCGCAGCCAAGGTACTTTTGGCCACGCGTGGTTACGATCCCGCCATGGGTGCCCGACCGCTGCGCCGGACCATCCAGCGCGAGATCGAGGATCAGCTGTCCGAGAAGATCCTGTTCGGTGAGATCCACTCCGGCGACATCGTCGTGGTGGATGTGGATGGCGAAGGTGACGACGCCAAGTTCACGTTCGAAGGGAACGCCAAGCCGCGCATCCCGGAGATCGCTCCCACCGCGTAAGGCACATAGCCTCACAGCACAAGGCCCCGCCCGCTCCGCAAGGAGCAGGCGGGGCTTTGTGCAATCCGAGAAAGGAATTCATGCGCGTTTTGATGGTGGCTCCGGGCACGCGGGGTGACGTTGCCCCCATGGCCGGGCTAGGTAGCCGCTTGCAGGGCCTGGGCTTCGAGGTTGCGATTGCGGCCAACCCTGCCTATGCGCCTTTGGTGGTGGATTCGGGGTGCGAATTCAGGCTCCTGCCCGGTGACCTGGCGGCTTTGATCAGCCACC is from Paenarthrobacter nicotinovorans and encodes:
- a CDS encoding alpha/beta fold hydrolase, producing the protein MTRDIIMTHDGGHLELLTTGGDLAAAGSGVVVVPASMVTASDYTRFAQKLSEALGRPVHTFNRRGRGDSSPQAEDYTLEADIRDLQTVMEHTSSTDVFGHSFGGAVALHAARTLPVERLAVYDPAVSVNHSVKADWTPDYERATAAGDYDRALAVLIKGVETGGAFARMPLSMLTLANKLAAGTPVGKQMRELMTCGVREIKAVIAADMPAEPFLALPLETLIVVGEKSPAYFGVACGQIHDVLSGSSYTILPGFGHDGPNKAPDKLISELSEFFSG
- a CDS encoding alpha/beta fold hydrolase is translated as MKERGIRTHDGGRLALYSYGAEEAPGERRVVLIGGAFLTALIYRPFSIALAKGLGDGWAVDVYDRRGRGKSTGQPHNYSMATEVEDVRTVMDATGARNILGHSLGGSVALNAAQDFAGTGHEPGKLAVYDAAVNIDGSMDLDWLPGFADAVDKGDINRAMARMRRGMEPGTALARVPEPILAGLMAVVSRTKVNKVFRELLPSGVGELKAAFEDADTPRDFAVLPSNTHFMVGKKSPQFYKVAAARLNRAVPGSTLEVSPKGFHGSVPAAVNELVSDISEYFKS
- a CDS encoding alpha/beta fold hydrolase, with protein sequence METWTVETNDGGGHLEVHSFRPASAATIPGSKAPAETAGVVLVHGTLVTDALYWPFARTLSVMLGRPVHSYNRRGRGHSAPQPPGYSVDTEIADLQAVMEKSGSTDVVAHSYGGFVALQAARRTTINRLVTYDAAVSLSGNLSSRWRPELEEAVTAGQLDQAWAHLVQGLGTAGPISYLPMRALRTLSVLSAQTRLGLEMRSLLPTAVVEMRAVLDADAHIGDFTKISTPTLMLSGGWSPSYFAETARALAGAVPAIAFAQVPLQFHEGPLRPGRRLAARVARFLSGNHLPVGQAEAT
- the lysS gene encoding lysine--tRNA ligase, which codes for MTSANTPALNTSAEPVDASEQMRIRMEKRAKLIERGTEAYPVGVERTHSLGEIREKYGHLQADETTGDVVGITGRVVFVRNTGKLCFATLQEGGVDGKGVRVQAMLSLANVGEEALADWKALVDLGDHVFIKGEVISSRRGELSVMADSWSMASKALRPLPVLHAELNEETRVRQRYVDLMVRDEAREMVYKRAAITRSVRDTLDRHGYVEVETPILQLVHGGATARPFETHMNAFDQKMTLRIATELFLKRAVVGGIDRVYDMGRVFRNEGVDSTHSPEFTTLECYEAWADQFVMADRMKEIILNVADVVGTRTIQTEAGEINLDGEWAWLAVYPGISEAVGVEITPDTTVEELLAIAAKHDVKVDPKWDAEKIVVELFGEIVEPTLLNPTFVYDYPPSAQPLARPHREDGRLIEAWDLIIGGMERGTAFSELIDPVIQRERLTEQSRRSAAGDEEAMQLDEDFLRALEYGAPPMGGIGLGIDRLVMLFTGAGIRETILFPLLKPEGH
- a CDS encoding histone-like nucleoid-structuring protein Lsr2; translated protein: MAQKVKIILVDDLDEGAADETVRFGLDGVSYEMDLSTANAASLRKALEPYVAKARKTSGRATRGRATAARNQDSAQIRQWARDNGYMVNSRGRIQAEIQEAYQKANS
- a CDS encoding ATP-dependent Clp protease ATP-binding subunit, translated to MFERFTDRARRVVVLAQEEARMLNHNYIGTEHILLGLIHEGEGVAAKALESLSISLDGVREQVQEIIGQGQQAPSGHIPFTPRAKKVLELSLREALQLGHNYIGTEHILLGLIREGEGVAAQVLVKLGADLNRVRQQVIQLLSGYQGKETAGSGSGQGQPEGTPAGSVVLDQFGRNLTQAARENKLDPVIGREQEMERVMQVLSRRTKNNPVLIGEPGVGKTAVVEGLAQAIVRGDVPETIKDKQLYTLDLGSLVAGSRYRGDFEERLKKVLKEIRTRGDIILFIDEIHTLVGAGAAEGAIDAASILKPMLARGELQTIGATTLDEYRKHIEKDAALERRFQPIQVKEPSVAHAIEILKGLRDRYEAHHRVTITDGALASAAQLAERYISDRFLPDKAIDLIDEAGARLRIRRMTAPPELKAMDERIAEVKMEKESAIDAQDFEGAASLRDKEQKLIAERAEKERNWKSGGMDDISEVDEDLIAEVLANSTGIPVFKLTEEESSRLLKMEDELHKRVVGQDEAIKALSQAIRRTRAGLKDPKRPGGSFIFAGPTGVGKTELAKALAEFLFGEEDALITLDMSEYSEKHTVSRLFGAPPGYVGYEEGGQLTEKVRRRPFSVVLFDEVEKAHADLFNSLLQILEDGRLTDSQGRVVDFKNTVIIMTTNLGTRDISKSVATGFQSGTDTQTGYNRMRARVTEELKQHFRPEFLNRVDDVVVFPQLTQDEIIEIVDLFVTRLERRLKDKDMGIELTPAAKVLLATRGYDPAMGARPLRRTIQREIEDQLSEKILFGEIHSGDIVVVDVDGEGDDAKFTFEGNAKPRIPEIAPTA